Part of the Streptomyces sp. NBC_01264 genome, TCGGACTGCTGTACCGGCACGGCTACTTCCGCCAGTCCCTCTCCCGGGACGGCTGGCAGCAGGAGCACTATCCGGTGCTCGACCCCAACGAACTGCCCGTCGCGCTCGTGCGCGAGGACGACGGGACCCCCACGCGGGTGTCCCTGAGCCTCCCCGGCGGCCGGGCCCTGCACGCGCACGTCTGGCAGGCCCGCGTCGGCCGGGTGCCGCTCCTGCTCCTCGACTCCGACGTCGAGGACAACGACGCCGTCGCCCGCGAGGTGACCGACCGGCTGTACGGCGGCGGCAGCGACCACCGGCTGCTCCAGGAGATGCTGCTGGGGATCGGGGGAGTGCGGGCCGTCAGGGCCTACTGCCGGATCACCGGGCATCCCGACCCCGAGGTCTTCCACACCAATGAGGGACACGCCGGGTTCCTGGGGCTGGAGCGCATAAGGGAACTGGAGGGGCAGCAGGGACTCGGCTTCGACGCCGCCGTCGAGGCGGTGCGCGCGGGGACCGTGTTCACCACGCACACCCCCGTCCCCGCCGGCATCGACCGCTTCGACCGGGCCCTGGTCGCCCGCCACTTCGGCGAAGGCGGCGAACTGGCCGGCGTATCCGTCGACCGGATCCTGGCGCTCGGCGCCGAGACCTACCCCGGCGGCGACCCCGGGGTGTTCAACATGGCGGTCATGGGCCTGCGCCTGGCCCAGCGGGCCAACGGGGTCTCCACCCTGCACGGCGCCGTCAGCCGCGAGATGTTCGCCGGGCTGTGGCCGGGCTTCGACCCCGCCGACGTACCCATCACCTCGGTGACCAACGGCGTGCACGCCCCGACCTGGGTGGCGCCCGAGGTCGTCAGGCTCGGCGCGAAGCAGATCGGCGCCGGCCGCACCGAGGACGCCCTCTCCGTCGGCGGCTCCCAGCGCTGGGACGCCGTCGCCGACATCCCCGACCAGGACGTCTGGGACCTGCGCCGGGTGCTCAGGGAGCAGCTCGTACAAGAGGTACGGGACCGCCTGCGCACCTCCTGGCGCCAGCGCGGGGCTGCCGACGCCGAACTCGGCTGGGTGGACTCGGTCCTCGACCCCGACGTGCTGACCATCGGGTTCGCCCGCCGGGTGCCGTCCTACAAGCGGCTCACGCTGATGCTGCGCGACCCCGACCGGCTGCGCCGCCTGCTGCTGGACCCGGACCGGCCCGTGCAGATCGTGGTCGCGGGCAAGGCGCACCCGGCCGACGACGGCGGGAAGCGGCTCGTCCAGGAACTGGTGCGCTTCGCGGACGACCCCCGCGTGCGCCACCGGATCGTGTTCCTGCCCGACTACGGCATGGCCATGGCCCAGAAGCTCTACCCGGGCTGCGACGTCTGGCTCAACAACCCGCTGCGCCCGCTGGAGGCCTGCGGCACCAGCGGGATGAAGGCGGCGCTCAACGGCTGCCTCAACCTGTCCGTCCTGGACGGCTGGTG contains:
- the glgP gene encoding alpha-glucan family phosphorylase yields the protein MKAIRRFTVRPVLPETLSPLADLARNLRWSWHAETRELFQSVDPEGWQAAGGDPVRLLGAVSAARITELAADRRFLRRLAVAAADLDDYVHGGRWYQSHEAAAELPAGIAYFSPEFGITAALPQYSGGLGILAGDHLKAASDLGVPLIGVGLLYRHGYFRQSLSRDGWQQEHYPVLDPNELPVALVREDDGTPTRVSLSLPGGRALHAHVWQARVGRVPLLLLDSDVEDNDAVAREVTDRLYGGGSDHRLLQEMLLGIGGVRAVRAYCRITGHPDPEVFHTNEGHAGFLGLERIRELEGQQGLGFDAAVEAVRAGTVFTTHTPVPAGIDRFDRALVARHFGEGGELAGVSVDRILALGAETYPGGDPGVFNMAVMGLRLAQRANGVSTLHGAVSREMFAGLWPGFDPADVPITSVTNGVHAPTWVAPEVVRLGAKQIGAGRTEDALSVGGSQRWDAVADIPDQDVWDLRRVLREQLVQEVRDRLRTSWRQRGAADAELGWVDSVLDPDVLTIGFARRVPSYKRLTLMLRDPDRLRRLLLDPDRPVQIVVAGKAHPADDGGKRLVQELVRFADDPRVRHRIVFLPDYGMAMAQKLYPGCDVWLNNPLRPLEACGTSGMKAALNGCLNLSVLDGWWDEWFEPDFGWAIPTADGLGADEDRRDDLEANALYDLIEGRVAPRFYDRAGQAGLPVRWIEMVRRTLVSLGPKVLAGRMVREYVERLYAPAALSHRALTADAARDLAWWKGRVRAAWPQLTVEHVEALTAGPVGGTAELGATLTLRVQVSLDALAPEDVEVQAVAGRVDAQDVIQSGRAFPLKPAGGPDLEGRWLYEGPLALDRTGPFGYTVRILPAHPLLATPAELGLVAGPATGTDTDTGGGVVLR